DNA from Notolabrus celidotus isolate fNotCel1 unplaced genomic scaffold, fNotCel1.pri scaffold_437_arrow_ctg1, whole genome shotgun sequence:
TTAAATAAAAGTACCAAAAACATTCGATCTCAGGACCACAACCCGGCCTGAGAACCAGACCGCATAAAGAAAGGCACGTACAGCGTTAGTACAAAAAGGAGCACAAACATTAGAGTGAGCTCAAATACATTTTGTTCCTGCCTGTTGGACAGAAACTCACAAAGCATGAAAAACTGATGTCCATGAACGTTTCTGCAGTAATaatcagaaacacaaaacatcacaTTAATATCGGTTCATAAAACCTACAAGAGCCAAAAACACTGGCTTACGTTTTCTGCAACACCTTCCCTCTGAGAGGAAGTTTGTGTCTTAAACATTCAAAGTTTTTTACACAGATCACACgagttcttcttctttctctctgtgtctcacatGCCGATCTCCTCCATCTTCCAGCCGCTCGAGTTCTTCCCAAATTTATAGACGAGCCTCCGACCGTCGACCCGCTCCAGGATGTCCCTCTTATAGTaatatctgtgtgtgcagggggGATCAGTTAGTCCTGGTTTAAGACTGTACCTCTCTGTATACcttcatacatatatatatatatatgtgtgtgtgtgtgtgttaaatctGTGATGATTTCATGTCTTGGAGCATTCAATCAGAGATCAGAGCTGTTTCATGTTGAAGTCAAAGCTACAGCGAATCATCTCTGACCTTAGAGCCAAAGTCTCGTCACATTAAGTTTAAGTatgttcagtgtgtgtctgaacaAAGGTCTGAGTGGATGAGGAACATGCATATGGTCTTCTTCAGCTGCCCTATGAACTCACCTCATGGCCCGGCTGAGCTTCTCGTAGGtcatgctgctgtttttcttcttctggccCCACATCTGAGCAACCGCCTCAGACTTTAGGAACTTAAAGACGCCTTCGCGGCGGTCCTCCCACTTCATCAGGCCCTGGTTCCTCTCAGGGTGAATGAGGATGTCTCTGATGAACTCCCAAAGGTGAGTGCCTCGAGGAGCTGCAACAGAGGACTTGGCGAGTTAAAGTGTGTTTGTATAAGCATGTCTGAGAGGTTAATCTGTAAGGTGATAAAGATGCAAAGCATCATATGACTGAGTGGTGTTCAGGTACAGAGGCTTTTCAAAATCTGCTTTGCATGAAGAATGATGCAGAATCAAACAGCGCCTCACCGTGTTTGTTCTTCTTTGGATTCTCGTagaagctgctgctgttctCTCTGCTGGCTTTGGGAGGTCGGCCCCGCGGCCGCTTCAGACGAGACTCTCCTTTCTCTGTTTTAATGTGAACCTCTGTCAACACAACAGGAATTTGTAGGAGGttaattcaaatgaaaacataGATCATTAACAACCACATCAACCTAAAGCACCTCATAAACTAAGACTCTTCCTGTTTACTCACTAGAAATAGCAGGGTAGGAGAACTCTGGGTCTGACTCACAGCTGCCGGACTCTGGTGAGCTGAGGTTTGAGAAGCCAAACATGCCGCCTGGACACAAAAGACAAGATTTAAACTACATAACACTTAAAAACAGCTCCATGAAGAGCATTAAAAATGATATACTGAAATATGAATACTGACTGTTAGAGGAGGAGCTGAACTCGCTGTCAGACTGATTATCAGACAGGTACCCAGAGTCTCCCCAAGGTGTCATGGGCTCCAGAGACACACTGCTCAGATCGTAATCCTCCCTGCAGTCAAACTCTCTCCTGCTGTCGACTCCTTCAGCTGTTGGCAGTTTGCAGGGTTAGGGTCAGCCTCGAGTTTATACACAGAATCATGTTGAAGTGAGAGTTTGTAGAATACTAACTTTGACCAATCCTGATGGTGCTGAGCAAAGGGAAGTTCAGGTTGTTCAGGTTGTCCAAGAAGTGGTCTAGCAGCTGGCAGGTCTCGTTTAGTTCTGGTGCTGAAAAGCTCTGGAGCTCTGAGAGAAATGACACGCCAAGAGAGAACGATGACACGTTAGTGTTTGAAATGAGTACAAATAATACGATGTTATTCCTGAACTGTGGAAAGCACGATTTAAAGTTTTCATTCAAATAActaatcattatttattttcacctAAAGGGAGGAGACGCAGATTTAGTTTGATGCTCAGTCTGTTCTACATTCGTCCGTCCCACATCTCCAGGAGACCAGCGCAAACATGACATGATCTATGATGATGTCATGTGAGTGCTGGTCACATGGCATGATCTATGATGATGTCATCTTGAAGATTTAGTTTTCCCATGGAGCCCTTTTTTACCATATTTAGTCTTGTGCTCCTGTAGGCTCTGGTGCAGCTGTAGTCCAAGCTGTGGGCCAAAGACCGCAAACATCTGGTCCTGGGTCATCACGCAGAGGGTGGGGCCATCCATGGTGCAACGGGCCAGACTCAGGGTCCTGGCATCAAACTTTGAGCTCTCCACGTGGTCACTGATCCACTCCAGAACATTTTCTGTGGACCAGCATTGAGGGCTGCTGTGTCCGTACCAGTCACCTGCACACAGACCACAGGTGAGATTATATTAGACGGTCTGCTCATACAGGATCCCTGTGATGCAGCTGCAGGCAGCTCTAACGTCTACCAACAGAATAACATGCTCGCTTTGCAAACTGAGTACAAAGCTGGAGCTGTTAGATCTCTGAGGTGGCTGCATTCTTCAGTCTGACCGTTAAAGCAAGTTAAACTTTAGCTGGCTGGTCAATGATTGAACCCACAGAGACTGAATGAGGTCAAAGCAAAGTTCAGCACGCTAATGGTGTCGATGACGTTTGACAATAAAGAACGGTGTTTACTGTGAGATTAGACTTCAGCTGAAACCAAAGACGAAACTCAGACTGGATTAAAAACAGGCgggattgtttgtgtttggtttgagtCATGCAGATTACACACTACTCTGAATCCAACAGCTACAACCAGATATTACACTGACACATGTTACAGGTGTGACCACATGTAGGAGATGTGTGTGTTAGATTTCAGAGAGTCTTACCCCCCATGCTGGAGTTGTGTGCTGTGTTGTTGGTCTGCAGGGTGGTGTTGTTGGTCTGCAGGGTGTTGATACTGGGCAGCACACTGGTCTGCTGCAGCAGGACTTCCCCTGTCTGGTACATGGTGAGGTTGGCACAGGTCAGAACGCTGCTGAGGCACGGTGATGACATGGAGACTCTAAGAAATCCAGAAGAATCATTTTAGAGACAAACTCTGaaaaacatttgttgggatGAAGTTATCAGTTATTAAAATGAATCTAACTTCAGTTACCTGTTAACATTTAGCTTCAGTCTAACACAGTTATTAATATGAATCTAACTTCAGTTACCTGTTAACAGTTAGCTTCAGTCTAACACAGTTATTAATATGAATCTAACTTCAGTTACCTGTTAACATTTAGCTTCAGTCTAACACAGTTATTAATATGAATCTAACTTCAGTTACCTGTTAACATTTAGCTTCAGTCTAACACAGTTATTAATATGAATCTAACTTCAGTTACCTGTTAACAGTTAGCTTCAGTCTATCAGTTATTAATATGAATCTAACTTCAGTTACCTGTTAACAGTTAGCTTCAGTCTATCAGTTATTAAAATGAATCTAACTTCAGTTACCTGTTAACAGTTAGCTTCAGTCTAACACAGTTATTAATATGAATCTAACTTCAGTTACCTGTTTACAGTTAGCTTCAGTCTATCAGTTATTAAAATGAATCTAACTTCAGTTACCTGTTAACAGTTAGCTTCAGTCTAACACAGTTATTAATATGAATCTAACTTCAGTTACCTGTTAACAGTTAGCTTCAGTCTAACACAGTTATTAATATGAATCTAACTTCAGTTACCTGTTAACAGTTAGCTTCAGTCTAACACAGTTATTAAAATGAATCTAACTTCAGTTACCTGTTAACATTTAGCTTCAGTCTAACACAGTTATTAATATGAATCTAACTTCAGTTACCTGTTAACAGTTAGCTTCAGTCTAACACAGTTATTAAAATGAATCTAACTTCAGTTACCTGTTAACATTTAGCTTCAGTCTATCAGTTATTAATATGAATCTAACTTCAGTTACCTGTTTACAGCGTTAGCTTCAGTCTAACACAGTTATTAATATGAATCTAACTTCAGTTACCTGTTTACAGTTAGCTTCAGTCTATCAGTTATTAATATGAATCTAACTTCAGTTACCTGTTTACAGCGTTAGCTTCAGTCTAACACAGTTATTAATATGAATCTAACTTCAGTTACCTGTTAACAGTTAGCTTCAGTCTATCAGTTATTAATATGAATCTAACTTCAGTTACCTGTTAACAGTTAGCTTCAGTCTATCAGTTATTAATATGAATCTAACTTCAGTTACCTGTTAACAGTTAGCTTCAGTCTAACACAGTTATTAATATGAATCTAACTTCAGTTACCTGTTTACAGTTAGCTTCAGTCTAACACAGTTATTGATATGAATCTAACTTCAGTTACCTGTTTACAGCGTTAGCTTCAGTCTATCAGTTATTAATATGAATCTAACTTCAGTTACCTGTTAACAGCGTTAGCTTCAGTCTAACACAGTTATTAATATGAATCTAACTTCAGTTACCTGTTTACAGCGTTAGCTTCAGTCTATCAGTTATTAATATGAATCTAACTTCAGTTACCTGTTTACAGCGTTAGCTTCAGTCTAACACAGTTATTAATATGAATCTAACTTCAGTTACCTGTTTACAGTTAGCTTCAGTCTAACACAGTTATTAATATGAATCTAACTTCAGTTACCTGTTTACAGCGTTAGCTTCAGTCTATCAGTTATTAATATGAATCTAACTTCAGTTACCTGTTTACAGCGTTAGCTTCAGTCTAACACAGTTATTAATATGAATCTAACTTCAGTTACCTGTTTACAGTTAGCTTCAGTCTAACACAGTTATTAATATGAATCTAACTTCAGTTACCTGTTAACAGCGTTAGCTTCAATCTATCAGTTATTAATATGAATCTAACTTCAGTTACCTGTCAACAGCGTTAGCTTCAATCTATCAGTTATTAATATGAATCTAACTTCAGTTACCTGTTTACAGTTAGCTTCAGTCTAACACAGTTATTAATATGAATCTAACTTCAGTTACCTGTTTACAGCGTTAGCTTCAGTCTAACACAGTTATTAATATGAATCTAACTTCAGTTACCTGTTTACAGCGTTAGCTTCAATCTATCAGTTATTAATATGAATCGAACTTCAGTTACCTGTTAACAGTTAGCTTCAGTCTATCAGTTATTAATATGAATCGAACTTCAGTTACCTGTTTACAGCGTTAGCTTCAGTCTATCAGTTATTAATATGAATCTAACTTCAGTTACCTGTTTACAGTTAGCTTCAGTCTAACAGTTATTAATATGAATCTAACTTCAGTTACCTGTTTACAGTTAGCTTCAGTCTAACACAGTTATTAATATGAATCTAACTTCAGTTACCTGTTTACAGCGTTAGCTTCAGTCTATCAGTTATTAATATGAATCTAACTTCAGTTACCTGTTTACAGCGTTAGCTTCAATCTATCAGTTATTAATATGAATCTAACTTCAGTTACCTGTTTACAGTTAGCTTCAGTCTAACACAGTTATTAATATGAATCTAACTTCAGTTACCTGTTTACAGTTAGCTTCAATCTATCAGTTATTAATATGAATCTAACTTCAGTTACCTGTTTACAGTTAGCTTCAGTCTAACACAGTTATTAATATGAATCTAACTTCAGTTACCTGTTAACAGCGTTAGCTTCAATCTATCAGTTATTAATATGAATCTAACTTCAGTTACCTGTTAACAGTTAGCTTCAGTCTAACACAGTTATTAATATGAATCTAACTTCAGTTACCTGTTAACAGTTAGCTTCAGTCTAACACAGTTATTAATATGAATCTAACTTCAGTTACCTGTTAACAGCGTTAGCTTCAGTTTGATGCAGAGAGATCTGAGTGAATCCTCAGGTTGCGTATGTACGGTTTGCTCTCCTTAAGTGTGTCCCTCTGAGCGATAGATGCACCTGCTGCTTTTAACACCTGAACAGCTTTatactcctgtgtgtgtgtgtgtgtgttgggggggtgGACTCAGGTGAGTTCAGGGGAATTCCACATGAGGAGCCACACCTCCAATGCTCCTCCACTTTCCCGAGAACTGGATTAACAAAACAAACCtgcctcctcccctcctcccctcctcccctctttgtTTCAGGAATCACTGTCGGACTGAGTTAGAGTGATTCTTTATATCTAAAGGTAACCTTGTTGACACCTTGTGTCATTCTTATAGAGAACCCTGGAATATGAATAGTTTGTCTGAATATATTTTGTttggctgagtctctcagaaggaaagaggggaaggttcactctgtgagagactgcgtgagcaaacagttcaacagtttcacaataatgttcctcagagtaaccACGAGTCAGAGGATTCATCATCTACAGAGCGTCCTTAAAGACTCAGAGGAGACACCTCTGGACAAGAGGGACCAGGaccaagactggatggacctgatctacagaccctcaggcagcactgcattaaacacagacatgactctgtagtggaagtcactgcattaaacacagacatgactctgtagtggaagtcactgcattaaacacatacatgactctgtagtggaagtcactgcattaaacacagacatgactctgtagtggaagtcactgcattaaacacagacatgactctgtagtggaagtcactgcattaaacacagacatgactctgtagtggaagtcactgcattaaacacagacatgactctgtagtggaagtcactgcattaaacacagacgtgactgtagtggaagtcactgcattaaacacagacgtgactctgtagtggaagtcactgcattaaacacagacgtgactgtagtggaagtcactgcattaaacacagacatgactctgtagtggaagtcactgcattaaacacagacgtgactctgtagtggcagtcactgcattaaacacagacgtgactctgtagtggaagtcactgcattaaacacagacatgactctgtagtggaagtcactgcattaaacacagacatgactctgtagtggaagtcactgcattaaacacagacatgactgtagtggaagtcactgcattaaacacagacatgactctgtagtggaagtcactgcattaaacacagacatgactctgtagtggaagtcactgcattaaacacagacatgactctgtagtggaagtcactgcattaaacacagacatgactctgtagtggaagtcactgcattaaacacagacatgactctgtagtggaagtcaccgcattaaacacagacatgactctgtagtggaagtcactgcattaaacacatacatgactctgtagtggaagtcactgcattaaacacatacatgactctgtagtggaagtcactgcattaaacacagatgtgactctgtagtggaagtcactgcattaaaaacagacatgactctgtagtggaagagtccaggtgctgaactggcctgcctgcagtcctgactcgtaccccattgaaaacatttggagtaTCATGAAACTAAAGACCCCGAAGTGTTGAGCAGCTAAAATCCTCTATCAGACAAGAACGGGACACGAGtctctttaaagtccagaacctggtctcctgggttcaccaacgtttacaaagtgttgttgaagaagagctgatgaacaggaaacatgtctctgtagCAATTAACCCtacatatttgtgtgtttgtgtgtgtgtgtgtgtgtgtgtgtgtgtatgtgtgtgtgtgtgagtgagtttaTGTATGTTGGCCAAACATGATATAAAAAACAAGTTCAATCATATTTCAGTCTCACACCTTACACCTGGTGTC
Protein-coding regions in this window:
- the elf3 gene encoding ETS-related transcription factor Elf-3; amino-acid sequence: MSSPCLSSVLTCANLTMYQTGEVLLQQTSVLPSINTLQTNNTTLQTNNTAHNSSMGGDWYGHSSPQCWSTENVLEWISDHVESSKFDARTLSLARCTMDGPTLCVMTQDQMFAVFGPQLGLQLHQSLQEHKTKYELQSFSAPELNETCQLLDHFLDNLNNLNFPLLSTIRIGQTEGVDSRREFDCREDYDLSSVSLEPMTPWGDSGYLSDNQSDSEFSSSSNSGMFGFSNLSSPESGSCESDPEFSYPAISKVHIKTEKGESRLKRPRGRPPKASRENSSSFYENPKKNKHAPRGTHLWEFIRDILIHPERNQGLMKWEDRREGVFKFLKSEAVAQMWGQKKKNSSMTYEKLSRAMRYYYKRDILERVDGRRLVYKFGKNSSGWKMEEIGM